One window from the genome of Lysobacter helvus encodes:
- a CDS encoding VOC family protein translates to MAHRSRLAGFIIDCQVDDLGVATDFWSKALGLHVGEHYVDGAAEYAAFTGTPADLHVEVQKVEHPSRVHLDIEADDQDAEAARLEALGAKRIGWVKRWWVMEAPTGQRFCVVKMREPGKGVKPNDW, encoded by the coding sequence ATGGCGCACCGCAGCCGGTTGGCGGGTTTCATCATCGATTGCCAGGTGGACGACCTCGGGGTCGCCACCGACTTCTGGAGCAAGGCCCTCGGCCTGCACGTCGGCGAGCACTACGTCGACGGCGCGGCCGAGTACGCCGCGTTCACCGGCACGCCGGCCGACCTGCACGTCGAAGTGCAGAAAGTCGAACACCCCTCGCGCGTGCACCTGGACATCGAAGCGGACGACCAGGACGCCGAAGCCGCGCGCCTGGAAGCACTCGGCGCAAAGCGCATCGGCTGGGTGAAGCGCTGGTGGGTGATGGAAGCGCCGACGGGGCAGCGGTTCTGCGTGGTGAAGATGCGCGAACCCGGGAAAGGCGTTAAGCCCAACGACTGGTGA
- a CDS encoding thiamine pyrophosphate-dependent dehydrogenase E1 component subunit alpha produces MTLAAQFQIEYLQYLGPDGKAVAELPQAFRDASALVPLFKQMLYVRTFDAKAIALQRTGKLGTYAACLGHEATHVGIGASMLPEDVFAPSYREYGAQFMRGVKPREVLMYWGGDERGNDFSGPKHDYPWCVPIATQCLHAAGAALAFKLRGEKRVAVTCCGDGGSSKTDTYAAINSAGAYTLPFIQCIINNGWAISVPRKSQTGAQTLAQKGIAGGLFCLQVDGNDLIAVLEGMRRAITRARNGEGGSCIEFMTYRLHDHTTADDARRYRGEDEVKAAWAREPHVRLRNYLTAAGAWTEAQETAWIEECGKLVDIEINAYLESKVQPVAAMFDFLYGDPPPDLLAQREQAIAWEGRGHG; encoded by the coding sequence ATGACCCTCGCCGCACAGTTCCAGATCGAATACCTGCAGTACCTCGGGCCGGACGGCAAAGCCGTCGCGGAACTCCCGCAGGCCTTCCGCGATGCGTCCGCGCTCGTGCCGCTGTTCAAGCAGATGCTGTACGTGCGCACCTTCGATGCGAAGGCCATCGCGCTGCAACGCACCGGCAAGCTCGGCACGTATGCCGCGTGCCTCGGGCACGAGGCCACGCACGTGGGCATCGGCGCCTCGATGCTGCCCGAAGACGTCTTCGCCCCCAGCTACCGCGAATACGGCGCGCAGTTCATGCGCGGCGTGAAGCCGCGCGAAGTCCTGATGTACTGGGGCGGCGACGAACGCGGCAACGATTTCTCCGGCCCGAAGCACGACTATCCGTGGTGCGTGCCGATCGCCACGCAGTGCCTGCATGCCGCGGGCGCGGCGCTCGCGTTCAAGCTGCGCGGCGAGAAGCGCGTGGCCGTGACGTGCTGCGGCGACGGTGGCAGTTCGAAGACGGATACGTACGCGGCGATCAACTCCGCCGGTGCGTACACGCTGCCGTTCATCCAATGCATCATCAACAACGGCTGGGCGATCTCGGTGCCGCGCAAGTCGCAGACCGGCGCGCAGACGCTCGCGCAGAAGGGCATCGCCGGCGGGCTGTTCTGCCTGCAGGTGGACGGCAACGACCTCATCGCCGTGCTCGAAGGCATGCGTCGCGCGATCACCCGCGCGCGCAACGGCGAAGGCGGCAGCTGCATCGAGTTCATGACCTATCGCCTGCACGACCACACCACCGCCGACGACGCGCGCCGCTACCGCGGCGAAGACGAAGTCAAGGCGGCCTGGGCGCGCGAACCGCACGTGCGCCTGCGCAACTACCTCACCGCCGCCGGCGCGTGGACCGAAGCGCAGGAAACGGCGTGGATCGAGGAGTGCGGCAAGCTGGTGGACATCGAAATCAACGCGTACCTGGAAAGCAAGGTGCAGCCGGTGGCGGCGATGTTCGATTTCCTCTATGGGGATCCGCCGCCGGACCTGCTCGCGCAGCGCGAACAGGCCATTGCGTGGGAGGGTCGCGGTCATGGCTGA
- a CDS encoding dihydrolipoamide acetyltransferase family protein: protein MATKQFLLPDLGEGLPDATVVEWYVKVGDTIKLDDNLVSMETAKAVVDVPSPVSGKVLKVGGGAGDVIVTGTLLAEFEIDPSMPQRAEGQDTGHHHGPPKGAGAHVDGGDKVVASDEGGVISEGGTAEAPKTEKAEARQDSGTVVGAMQSSDAVRSESAVAVGGVKALPAVRALARKLGVDIARVRATGPDGVVTNADVKNAAADPSTLQQAASAAGVRRDVAPSGAVAPTPPAGGSVRSTVSMAGKPMRTQPPGVQATGQPEQLKGVRRNMARVMADAHAKVVPTTLSDDADIHAWVPGNDITGRLVRAIVAGAKAVPALNAWFDGENLTRTLHPHVDIGIAVDTDDGLFVPALRNADMLDARGVREAVNRLRTQVEDRSIPMSELSGYTISLSNFGMFAGRYATPVIVPPCVAIVAAGKGRHQMTPVMGGFESHRVIPLSVTFDHRACTGGEAARFLKAMLDDLAKSH from the coding sequence ATGGCGACGAAACAATTCCTGCTGCCCGACCTCGGCGAAGGCCTGCCCGACGCGACCGTCGTGGAGTGGTACGTCAAGGTCGGCGACACGATCAAGCTCGACGACAACCTGGTGTCGATGGAAACGGCGAAGGCCGTGGTCGACGTGCCCTCGCCCGTGTCGGGCAAGGTGCTGAAGGTCGGCGGCGGCGCGGGCGATGTCATCGTCACCGGCACGCTGCTCGCCGAGTTCGAGATCGATCCGTCGATGCCGCAGCGCGCCGAAGGCCAGGACACCGGCCACCACCACGGGCCGCCGAAGGGCGCCGGTGCGCACGTGGATGGCGGCGACAAGGTCGTGGCCTCGGACGAAGGCGGCGTGATCAGCGAAGGCGGCACGGCGGAAGCGCCGAAGACCGAGAAGGCCGAAGCGCGCCAGGACAGCGGCACGGTGGTCGGCGCGATGCAGTCGTCCGATGCTGTGCGCAGCGAATCCGCGGTCGCGGTCGGTGGCGTCAAGGCGTTGCCGGCGGTGCGTGCGCTGGCGCGCAAGCTCGGCGTGGATATCGCGCGCGTGCGGGCGACCGGGCCGGATGGCGTGGTGACGAATGCAGACGTGAAGAATGCGGCGGCGGATCCGTCGACGTTGCAGCAAGCCGCGAGTGCGGCGGGCGTGCGTCGCGACGTTGCCCCCTCCGGCGCTGTCGCGCCGACTCCCCCCGCCGGGGGGAGTGTTCGCAGCACCGTGTCCATGGCCGGCAAGCCCATGCGCACGCAACCGCCGGGCGTGCAGGCCACGGGCCAGCCGGAACAACTCAAGGGCGTGCGCCGCAACATGGCGCGCGTGATGGCCGACGCGCATGCGAAGGTCGTGCCGACCACGCTCAGCGACGACGCCGACATCCACGCCTGGGTGCCGGGCAACGACATCACCGGGCGCCTCGTGCGCGCGATCGTCGCCGGCGCGAAGGCCGTGCCCGCGCTCAACGCGTGGTTCGATGGCGAGAATTTGACCCGCACGCTGCACCCGCACGTGGACATCGGCATCGCGGTCGACACCGACGACGGCTTGTTCGTGCCCGCGCTGCGCAACGCCGACATGCTCGATGCGCGCGGCGTGCGCGAAGCCGTCAATCGATTGCGCACGCAGGTCGAGGATCGTTCGATCCCGATGTCGGAGCTCAGCGGCTACACGATCTCGCTGTCGAACTTCGGCATGTTCGCCGGCCGCTACGCGACGCCGGTGATCGTGCCGCCGTGCGTGGCGATCGTCGCCGCCGGCAAGGGCCGCCACCAGATGACGCCGGTGATGGGCGGGTTCGAATCGCATCGCGTCATCCCGCTGTCGGTCACCTTCGACCACCGCGCCTGCACGGGCGGCGAAGCGGCGCGCTTCCTCAAGGCGATGCTCGACGACCTGGCGAAGTCGCACTGA
- a CDS encoding lamin tail domain-containing protein: MKLHVRQLALAVGLCCGGMGAAHAQVVISQVYGSGGNSGATLKSDFIELRNNGATAVDLSTWSVQYASSVGTTWQRTNLTGSIAAGGYYLVKEADGAGGSTALPTPDATGTIAMSGTAGKVALVANQVTLSGACPLASAVDFVGYGSANCFEGTAPAPSVAAFGSDQRKNNGTTDTNNNAADFQGLAADPHNSGSAPPPPPDPATPMSIHDVQGNGLQSPVANQRVEVQGVVTAKKFNNGFFLQVEDANVDADPATSEGVFVFTSTAPTVNVGDRVKVTAKVQEYTPSTNLNQLSITEMIEPTVEVLTTGNAIPAPVVLDSALLNASALPGTLERLEGMRVSMAQAVVVGASDGSINEANATSTTDGVFYVTAPDVATPFREPGIGVLDTIAIPAGKTPPRFDTNQERLMVRSRGQVGALPIAVDDEATIGNLEGVLDYFDGTWALLPDANKVPVVAGGKVPTAVDDARYEEATIGGFNLLRFFDEVPDGNGAPTLTPAALDMRLGKTAWAICDYLKTPDILGVVEVENLRILQLLSARIDATCPSHAPHYVPYLVPGNDVGGINVGVLASTRDNGAGVPRVEVASVTQFGKDATFANPNGTTSLLNDRPPLVMRAIVHQDNGATWPVSVVVNHLRSLNGVDDSASGSSGWATEGARVRGKRAAQAAYTAGLIESMQSSNPGERIVLVGDFNAFEFNDGYVDVLGVVKGSPAPDAEVLTAVPSPLTTPLVDGSEFVPQPRERYSYVFEGNAQSLDHVLLNQALIADAMHVEVDHPRINADFGVDNFGDASTPVRVSDHDPVRVRVSLASFRSADVRMAMTAPATVLPGNTAHFDAQVDNAGPNAALNASVAFVLDGAWSPTMTVPAGWTCDAPLVDATTTTVLCRNADFASAASASFGMDVAVPVTMVAGSVHVAASVASSITDPANANNGASATVAIDGRADLRATVSGPVLGAKPNVVAHYPARIINAGPAAAWQPVLHASGDVAPNAVVVNAPAGWTCAKSAAPVGFQVTCTLDGAMGSNGVWTVDLAITSPQRPANDLLDLSVDVTSASPDPVTGNNTATSSTRIR, encoded by the coding sequence ATGAAATTGCACGTGCGCCAGCTGGCGCTCGCGGTAGGACTGTGTTGCGGCGGGATGGGCGCAGCCCATGCGCAGGTGGTGATCAGCCAGGTGTACGGGTCGGGCGGCAACAGTGGCGCCACGCTCAAGAGCGACTTCATCGAGTTGCGCAACAACGGCGCGACGGCCGTTGATCTCTCCACCTGGTCGGTGCAGTACGCCTCGTCCGTGGGGACCACGTGGCAGCGGACCAATCTCACCGGCTCGATCGCGGCGGGCGGCTATTACCTGGTGAAGGAAGCCGATGGCGCAGGTGGGAGCACCGCGCTGCCGACACCCGATGCCACCGGCACGATCGCCATGTCCGGGACGGCCGGCAAGGTGGCGCTGGTCGCCAACCAGGTGACGCTGTCGGGCGCATGCCCGTTGGCCTCGGCGGTCGACTTCGTCGGTTATGGCAGCGCGAATTGCTTCGAAGGCACGGCGCCGGCCCCGAGCGTGGCGGCATTCGGATCCGACCAACGCAAGAACAACGGCACCACCGACACCAACAACAACGCCGCAGACTTCCAGGGCCTGGCTGCCGACCCGCACAACAGCGGCAGCGCACCTCCGCCGCCGCCGGATCCGGCCACGCCGATGTCGATCCACGACGTGCAGGGCAACGGCCTGCAGTCGCCGGTCGCCAACCAGCGCGTCGAAGTGCAGGGCGTGGTCACCGCGAAGAAGTTCAACAACGGCTTCTTCCTGCAGGTGGAAGACGCGAACGTCGACGCCGATCCCGCCACGTCCGAAGGCGTGTTCGTGTTCACCAGCACCGCGCCCACCGTCAACGTGGGCGACCGCGTCAAGGTGACGGCGAAGGTGCAGGAATACACGCCGTCGACCAACCTCAACCAGCTCAGCATCACCGAAATGATCGAGCCCACGGTCGAAGTGCTGACGACGGGCAACGCGATCCCGGCGCCGGTCGTGCTTGATTCCGCGCTGCTCAACGCCAGCGCCCTGCCCGGCACGCTCGAACGCCTCGAAGGCATGCGCGTGTCGATGGCGCAGGCCGTGGTCGTCGGCGCGTCCGACGGCAGCATCAACGAAGCGAACGCGACCTCGACCACCGACGGCGTGTTCTACGTCACCGCACCGGACGTCGCCACGCCGTTCCGCGAACCGGGCATCGGCGTGCTGGACACCATCGCGATCCCCGCCGGCAAGACGCCGCCGCGCTTCGACACCAACCAGGAACGCCTGATGGTGCGCAGCCGTGGCCAGGTCGGCGCGTTGCCGATCGCGGTGGACGACGAAGCCACCATCGGCAACCTCGAAGGCGTGCTCGATTACTTCGACGGCACCTGGGCGCTGCTGCCCGATGCGAACAAGGTGCCCGTCGTCGCCGGCGGCAAGGTGCCCACCGCGGTCGACGATGCGCGCTACGAGGAAGCCACCATCGGCGGCTTCAACCTGCTGCGCTTCTTCGACGAAGTGCCGGACGGCAACGGCGCGCCGACGCTCACGCCCGCCGCGCTCGACATGCGACTGGGCAAGACCGCATGGGCGATCTGCGACTACCTGAAGACGCCGGACATCCTGGGCGTGGTGGAAGTGGAGAACCTGCGCATCCTGCAACTGCTGTCGGCGCGCATCGATGCCACGTGCCCCTCGCACGCGCCGCATTACGTGCCGTACCTGGTGCCGGGCAACGACGTGGGCGGCATCAACGTCGGCGTGCTCGCCAGCACGCGCGACAACGGTGCGGGCGTCCCGCGCGTCGAAGTGGCGTCGGTCACGCAGTTCGGCAAGGACGCGACCTTCGCCAACCCGAACGGCACCACCAGCCTGCTCAACGACCGCCCGCCGCTGGTGATGCGCGCGATCGTGCACCAGGACAACGGCGCCACCTGGCCGGTGAGCGTGGTCGTCAACCACCTGCGTTCGCTCAACGGCGTGGACGACAGCGCCTCGGGCAGCAGCGGCTGGGCGACCGAAGGCGCGCGCGTGCGCGGCAAGCGCGCGGCGCAGGCGGCCTACACCGCGGGCTTGATCGAATCGATGCAGTCCTCCAACCCGGGCGAACGCATCGTGCTGGTCGGCGACTTCAATGCGTTCGAGTTCAACGACGGCTACGTGGACGTGCTCGGCGTGGTGAAGGGGTCGCCCGCACCGGATGCCGAAGTGCTGACCGCCGTGCCCTCGCCGCTCACGACGCCGCTGGTCGATGGCTCGGAATTCGTGCCCCAGCCGCGCGAGCGTTACTCGTACGTGTTCGAAGGCAACGCGCAGAGCCTGGACCACGTGCTGCTCAACCAGGCGCTGATCGCCGATGCGATGCATGTCGAAGTCGACCATCCGCGCATCAACGCGGACTTCGGCGTCGACAACTTCGGCGATGCGTCCACGCCCGTGCGCGTGTCGGACCACGACCCGGTGCGCGTGCGCGTGTCGCTGGCGTCGTTCCGCAGCGCCGATGTGCGGATGGCGATGACCGCGCCGGCGACGGTGCTGCCGGGCAACACCGCGCACTTCGATGCGCAGGTGGACAACGCGGGCCCGAATGCCGCGTTGAACGCCTCGGTCGCCTTCGTGCTGGATGGCGCGTGGTCGCCGACGATGACCGTGCCGGCCGGCTGGACGTGCGATGCGCCGCTGGTGGATGCGACGACGACGACCGTGCTCTGCCGCAACGCCGACTTCGCGTCGGCCGCCTCGGCGAGCTTCGGGATGGACGTCGCTGTGCCGGTGACGATGGTGGCCGGATCAGTGCACGTGGCCGCGAGCGTCGCCTCGTCGATCACCGATCCGGCCAACGCCAACAACGGCGCGTCGGCGACGGTGGCCATCGATGGCCGCGCCGACCTGCGGGCCACGGTGTCCGGCCCGGTGCTCGGCGCGAAGCCGAACGTGGTGGCGCACTACCCGGCGCGCATCATCAACGCCGGCCCGGCCGCGGCATGGCAGCCCGTCCTGCACGCGAGCGGCGATGTCGCCCCGAACGCGGTGGTGGTGAATGCGCCCGCAGGCTGGACCTGCGCGAAGTCGGCGGCGCCCGTCGGCTTCCAGGTCACCTGCACGCTGGACGGGGCGATGGGCAGCAACGGCGTCTGGACGGTGGATCTCGCCATCACCTCGCCGCAGCGGCCCGCCAACGACCTGCTCGACCTGTCGGTCGACGTGACGTCGGCGTCGCCCGATCCGGTGACCGGCAACAACACGGCCACGAGCAGCACGCGCATCCGCTGA
- a CDS encoding tryptophan 2,3-dioxygenase, with protein MTIEDNERPLEAGIHTDLSGRMTYGGYLQLERLLGAQEPLSVPPHHDELLFIVQHQVSELWMKLLIHELSSAIVHLREDRLDACQKIFARCKQVLRQLTEMWSVLETLTPSEYMEFREILGPSSGFQSLQYRTIEFLLGNKNAAMLRVFAHDEAGQAKLRAVLEAPSLYDEALRYLARHGHAVPAHHLERDWSKPHAFSPDLVPVFEHVYEDTKSHWAAYHLCEDLVDLETQFQLWRFRHMRTVMRIIGFKKGTGGSSGVGFLRQALELTFFPELFEVRTVIGVPGDGYGQPSDRR; from the coding sequence ATGACCATCGAAGACAACGAACGTCCGCTCGAAGCCGGCATCCATACGGACCTGTCCGGCCGGATGACCTACGGCGGGTACCTGCAGCTGGAACGCCTGCTCGGTGCGCAGGAACCACTGTCGGTGCCCCCGCACCACGACGAACTGCTCTTCATCGTCCAGCACCAGGTCTCGGAGCTGTGGATGAAGCTGCTGATCCACGAGTTGTCGTCGGCGATCGTGCACCTGCGCGAAGACCGCCTGGACGCGTGCCAGAAGATCTTCGCGCGCTGCAAGCAGGTGCTGCGCCAGCTGACCGAAATGTGGTCGGTGCTCGAAACGCTCACGCCGTCGGAATACATGGAATTCCGCGAGATCCTGGGCCCGTCGTCGGGCTTCCAGTCGCTGCAGTACCGCACCATCGAATTCCTGCTGGGCAACAAGAACGCGGCGATGCTGCGCGTGTTCGCGCACGACGAAGCGGGCCAGGCGAAGCTGCGCGCCGTGCTCGAAGCGCCCAGCCTGTACGACGAAGCGCTGCGCTACCTCGCGCGCCACGGGCATGCCGTGCCCGCGCACCACCTGGAGCGCGACTGGTCGAAGCCGCACGCGTTCTCGCCGGACCTGGTGCCGGTGTTCGAACACGTCTACGAAGACACGAAGTCGCACTGGGCCGCGTACCACCTGTGCGAAGACCTGGTGGACCTGGAAACCCAGTTCCAGCTGTGGCGCTTCCGCCACATGCGCACGGTGATGCGGATCATCGGGTTCAAGAAGGGCACGGGTGGCTCGAGCGGGGTCGGGTTCCTGCGCCAGGCGCTGGAGCTCACCTTCTTCCCGGAGCTGTTCGAGGTCCGCACGGTCATCGGCGTCCCCGGGGATGGCTACGGGCAACCTTCCGATCGAAGGTGA
- a CDS encoding alpha-ketoacid dehydrogenase subunit beta: MAEAATEKQAPAITLIEAITQALAYEMRNDETVVVLGEDVGVNGGVFRATAGLQATFGSERVLDTPLDETTIAGLTVGLASQGMKPVAEAQFDGFVYPMVDHIICHAARFRYRTRGRLTCPMVLRVPWGGGIRAPEHHSEANESIFTNVPGLRVVLPSSPARAYGLLLAAIRDPDPVIFMEPKRIYRQYKELVPDDGEALPLDVCYVLRDGTDVTLVTWGAQVKECLEAAEALEKDGISAEVIDVATLRPLDFVTIAESVSKTGRCVIVHEAPKTAGFGAEIAARLAEESMFDLVAPVERVTGYDTHIPLFRLEMKYLPSVDKIVAAAKRAVSHS; this comes from the coding sequence ATGGCTGAGGCAGCAACCGAGAAGCAGGCTCCCGCGATCACCCTGATCGAAGCGATCACCCAGGCGCTCGCGTACGAGATGCGCAACGACGAGACCGTCGTGGTGCTGGGCGAAGACGTCGGCGTCAACGGCGGCGTGTTCCGCGCCACCGCCGGCCTGCAGGCCACGTTCGGATCCGAGCGCGTGCTCGACACGCCGCTGGACGAAACCACGATCGCCGGCCTCACGGTCGGCCTCGCATCGCAGGGCATGAAGCCCGTCGCCGAAGCGCAGTTCGACGGCTTCGTGTATCCGATGGTCGACCACATCATCTGCCACGCCGCGCGCTTCCGTTACCGCACGCGCGGGCGGCTGACGTGCCCGATGGTCCTGCGCGTGCCGTGGGGCGGTGGCATCCGCGCGCCGGAACACCATTCCGAAGCGAACGAATCCATCTTCACCAACGTGCCCGGGTTGCGCGTCGTGCTGCCGTCTTCGCCAGCGCGTGCGTACGGCCTGTTGCTCGCTGCGATCCGCGATCCGGATCCGGTGATCTTCATGGAACCCAAGCGCATCTATCGCCAGTACAAGGAACTCGTGCCCGACGACGGCGAAGCGCTGCCGCTGGACGTGTGCTACGTGCTGCGCGACGGTACCGACGTCACCTTGGTCACGTGGGGCGCGCAGGTGAAGGAATGCCTGGAAGCCGCCGAGGCGCTCGAGAAGGACGGCATCAGCGCCGAAGTGATCGACGTCGCCACGCTGCGTCCGCTGGACTTCGTGACCATCGCCGAATCGGTGAGCAAGACCGGCCGCTGCGTGATCGTGCACGAGGCCCCGAAGACCGCGGGCTTCGGCGCGGAGATCGCCGCGCGCCTGGCCGAGGAGTCGATGTTCGACCTCGTCGCGCCGGTCGAACGCGTCACCGGTTACGACACGCACATCCCGCTGTTCCGCCTGGAGATGAAGTACCTGCCGAGCGTGGACAAGATCGTGGCCGCCGCCAAGCGCGCGGTTTCGCACAGCTAA